A region of Amblyraja radiata isolate CabotCenter1 chromosome 22, sAmbRad1.1.pri, whole genome shotgun sequence DNA encodes the following proteins:
- the snn gene encoding stannin isoform X2, with amino-acid sequence MSTDHSPTTGVVTVIVILIAIAALGALILGCWCYLRLQRIGQSEDEESIVGDGETKEPFLLVQYSAKGPRVERKAKLTSAASEGHG; translated from the coding sequence ATGTCAACAGACCACAGCCCCACCACTGGTGTGGTGACGGTCATCGTGATCCTTATCGCCATTGCAGCCCTCGGGGCTTTGATCCTGGGCTGCTGGTGCTATCTGCGACTGCAGCGGATAGGGCAGTCGGAGGATGAGGAGAGCATCGTGGGTGATGGGGAAACCAAAGAGCCCTTCCTGCTGGTGCAGTACTCCGCAAAAGGGCCGCGGGTGGAGCGGAAGGCCAAGCTGACATCTGCTGCTTCGGAAGGCCACGGCTAA